Proteins from one Bactrocera neohumeralis isolate Rockhampton chromosome 3, APGP_CSIRO_Bneo_wtdbg2-racon-allhic-juicebox.fasta_v2, whole genome shotgun sequence genomic window:
- the LOC126752676 gene encoding heart- and neural crest derivatives-expressed protein 2 gives MARYDPQICRDSPNCYNNENIYFNDLRLNDVSIIEQQWSASYCSDSSNNPGCYITNACSGANLTSNSFYRSPQCCSESSPKFDETGKDFHEILLTPTSTKEVAAVPAVRIIKKRNTANKKERRRTQSINNAFTCLREKIPNVPSDTKLSKIKTLKLAILYIKYLVEVLDGDQDPKTGFSADLRPLHRKSSSDKRSYLKHDLKNMQRSNKGRTGWPQDVWASELIPDQE, from the exons atGGCGCGTTACGATCCACAAATATGTCGGGATTCACCAAATTGTTACAATAAcgagaatatatattttaacgaTCTGCGGCTTAACGATGTTTCAATTATTGAAC AACAATGGAGTGCTTCATATTGTTCTGATTCGAGTAACAATCCAGGCTGCTATATAACAAACGCTTGTTCGGGAGCAAATTTAACTTCCAACTCATTTTATCGGTCGCCACAATGTTGTTCTGAATCATCACCCAAATTTGATG aaaCGGGAAAAGACTTTCATGAGATTTTACTCACACCCACTTCAACGAAAGAAGTAGCTGCTGTGCCTGCAGTGCGTAtaattaagaaaagaaatacGGCCAACAAGAAAGAACGAAGAAGAACACAAAGTATCAATAATGCTTTTACATGTTTACGAGAAAAAATTCCCAATGTACCATCAGATACGAAATTATCCAAG attaAAACGCTAAAATTAGCTATACTTTACATTAAGTACCTGGTTGAAGTGTTGGATGGAGATCAGGATCCGAAAACAGGGTTTAGCGCTGATTTAAGGCCACTACACAGAAAAAGTTCCAGTGACAAGAGATCTTACTTAAAACATGATTTAAAG AATATGCAACGCTCAAATAAAGGACGCACTGGTTGGCCTCAAGATGTATGGGCTTCCGAATTAATTCCTGATCAAGAGTGA